A DNA window from Leptolyngbya sp. KIOST-1 contains the following coding sequences:
- a CDS encoding multicopper oxidase domain-containing protein, giving the protein MLPTGQRLREYDITAVEREIEVAPGVFYPAWTYNDQVPGPTIRVTEGDRIRIRFTNQGTHLHTLHFHGIHGARQDGIPGVMEAAPGQTVTYEFDAKPFGCHLYHCHSVPFKRHLHKGLYGAFIVDPDPQWHPDQADVARSRLLGSPENQRWQELMMVMNAFDTNFDEENEVYAVNSIPHAYMKQPIRIERDRPVRVYLINVTEFDPINSFHLHANFFDYYDHGTTLTPTHRTVDTVMLCQAQRGIIECSFVDFEPGLYMFHAHQAEFAELGWMSAFEVVA; this is encoded by the coding sequence ATGCTGCCTACTGGGCAGCGACTGCGAGAGTACGACATTACTGCCGTCGAGCGAGAAATTGAGGTGGCTCCGGGGGTGTTCTATCCCGCCTGGACGTACAACGACCAAGTGCCGGGGCCAACCATTCGGGTCACGGAGGGCGATCGCATTCGCATTCGCTTTACCAATCAGGGCACTCACCTACACACCCTGCACTTTCACGGCATTCATGGAGCCAGGCAGGATGGCATTCCAGGAGTGATGGAGGCTGCGCCGGGGCAAACAGTGACCTACGAGTTTGATGCAAAACCCTTTGGCTGCCACCTCTACCACTGTCATTCTGTGCCGTTTAAGCGCCATCTCCACAAAGGGCTCTACGGGGCCTTTATCGTTGACCCTGACCCTCAGTGGCACCCCGACCAGGCAGATGTTGCCCGATCGCGCCTGCTGGGCTCCCCAGAAAACCAGCGCTGGCAGGAGTTGATGATGGTGATGAACGCCTTTGACACCAATTTTGATGAGGAGAACGAAGTCTACGCGGTTAATTCCATTCCCCACGCCTATATGAAGCAGCCGATTCGCATTGAGCGCGATCGCCCAGTGCGCGTCTATCTAATTAACGTGACCGAGTTTGACCCGATTAACTCCTTTCACCTGCACGCCAATTTCTTCGACTACTACGACCATGGCACCACCCTAACCCCTACCCACCGCACCGTTGATACCGTCATGCTCTGTCAGGCGCAGCGGGGCATCATCGAATGCTCCTTTGTAGACTTTGAGCCAGGACTCTATATGTTTCACGCTCACCAAGCCGAATTTGCCGAACTGGGCTGGATGAGTGCCTTTGAGGTGGTGGCATGA
- a CDS encoding thioredoxin family protein, with protein MTQRQVEIFVAGCPRCDEAVALVQQMSCTACQIQVWDVRSEQITATARQKLEDYGIHRLPAVVVDGELVDCCRQQQPISRDALAATGIGQG; from the coding sequence ATGACTCAACGACAAGTTGAAATTTTTGTAGCCGGTTGCCCTCGGTGCGACGAGGCCGTGGCTCTGGTGCAGCAGATGAGCTGTACAGCCTGCCAGATTCAAGTTTGGGATGTGCGCAGTGAGCAAATCACGGCCACCGCTCGTCAAAAACTGGAGGACTACGGCATCCATCGGCTTCCCGCCGTGGTGGTCGATGGCGAATTGGTGGACTGTTGCCGTCAACAGCAGCCGATTTCCCGCGACGCTCTGGCGGCGACGGGGATAGGGCAGGGGTAG
- a CDS encoding heavy metal-responsive transcriptional regulator — MLIRDLSRAAGVPASTIRYYEQLGLLQAPQRSAAQYRLYGTADVERLRFIQKAKRLGLSLTEIGQLIALRAGGTAPCQQLKAMVSSHLQQLDQQIAELQALRQELATYYANLAAQLPDDATVPTETLCQGTICGFIEQVSHAP; from the coding sequence ATGTTAATTCGCGATCTGAGTCGGGCCGCTGGGGTGCCCGCTTCCACCATTCGCTATTACGAGCAGCTGGGGCTGCTGCAAGCCCCCCAGCGCAGCGCGGCTCAGTATCGCCTCTACGGAACTGCCGATGTGGAGCGGCTGCGCTTTATCCAAAAAGCCAAGCGGCTAGGGCTATCGCTGACGGAAATTGGTCAGCTGATTGCGTTGCGTGCCGGGGGCACAGCGCCCTGCCAACAGCTTAAAGCGATGGTGTCCAGCCATCTCCAGCAGCTCGATCAACAAATTGCCGAGCTGCAAGCCCTCCGCCAGGAACTGGCTACCTACTACGCTAACCTGGCGGCACAACTTCCCGACGATGCTACTGTTCCAACCGAAACCCTTTGTCAGGGAACCATCTGCGGCTTTATTGAACAGGTATCCCATGCCCCCTAG
- the merF gene encoding mercury resistance system transport protein MerF, translated as MPPRNTLIASLIGTVVVALCCFTPMLVILLSPLGLAVWVGYLNVVLLPLLGVLIALTVVAYRQHRRCCAK; from the coding sequence ATGCCCCCTAGAAACACCTTGATCGCTAGTCTAATTGGCACCGTAGTGGTGGCCCTCTGCTGCTTTACACCGATGCTGGTGATTCTACTCAGTCCCCTAGGATTGGCGGTCTGGGTAGGCTATCTCAATGTTGTCCTGCTGCCGCTGTTGGGCGTCTTGATTGCTCTAACAGTGGTGGCCTATCGACAGCATCGCCGCTGCTGTGCGAAGTAG
- a CDS encoding putative iron-sulfur cluster-binding metallochaperone, protein MSDCCTDQPTTATQSPQHCPRNRAKGKPVPLITLKSLLVPSALAQLNAQQSYRFCASPDCPVVYFGADGQTFETDRLKVPVFAKDPGPEVPVCYCFDWRRQQLRNPTNRRALDDITAHIQAQRCGCEVNNPQGRCCLANVRSTMAVSSEMDSGS, encoded by the coding sequence ATGAGCGACTGTTGTACTGACCAACCAACTACCGCCACGCAATCCCCTCAACACTGCCCCCGCAATAGGGCTAAGGGCAAACCCGTGCCGCTGATTACCCTTAAGAGTTTGCTGGTGCCCAGTGCTCTGGCGCAGCTCAACGCCCAGCAGAGCTACCGATTTTGCGCTAGCCCTGACTGCCCGGTGGTTTACTTTGGTGCCGACGGGCAAACCTTTGAAACCGATCGCCTCAAGGTGCCGGTCTTTGCCAAAGATCCTGGCCCGGAAGTGCCGGTGTGCTACTGCTTTGACTGGCGACGGCAGCAGCTCCGCAATCCGACCAACCGACGCGCCCTTGACGACATTACGGCCCATATTCAAGCCCAGCGCTGCGGCTGCGAGGTGAACAATCCCCAGGGACGCTGTTGTTTGGCAAATGTGCGATCAACAATGGCTGTATCAAGTGAAATGGATTCTGGATCATGA
- a CDS encoding DUF305 domain-containing protein produces the protein MVSACGTSSPAPKESDSAAMPMGDEPMADHSMMMDLGPSDEEFDLRFIDGMILHHQGAVMMAESALQNSQRDEVKQLAEEIIAAQQVEIDRMQQWRQAWYPNASQEPVMYHAAMGHSMAMTPDMQATMMMSGDLGAADDEFDLRFINGMIPHHEGALAMAQDALEKSSRPDVQQLAQDIVSTQQVEIDQMEQWRKDWYGQ, from the coding sequence ATGGTGAGCGCGTGCGGCACGTCATCCCCGGCACCTAAAGAATCAGACTCTGCCGCTATGCCCATGGGAGATGAACCCATGGCCGACCATTCCATGATGATGGATCTCGGCCCTAGTGACGAGGAGTTCGACTTACGGTTTATTGACGGCATGATTTTGCATCACCAGGGTGCAGTCATGATGGCTGAATCGGCTTTGCAAAATTCGCAGCGTGATGAAGTCAAGCAGTTGGCAGAGGAGATCATCGCCGCTCAGCAGGTCGAGATTGACCGCATGCAGCAATGGCGACAAGCGTGGTACCCAAATGCCAGCCAAGAGCCCGTCATGTACCATGCAGCCATGGGACATTCCATGGCTATGACGCCTGATATGCAGGCCACCATGATGATGAGTGGCGACTTGGGCGCTGCCGATGATGAATTTGACCTACGTTTTATCAATGGCATGATTCCCCACCATGAGGGGGCATTAGCTATGGCGCAAGATGCCCTAGAGAAAAGTAGCCGACCAGACGTTCAACAACTCGCCCAAGATATTGTATCGACCCAGCAGGTCGAAATTGATCAAATGGAGCAGTGGCGAAAAGACTGGTACGGCCAGTAA
- a CDS encoding response regulator transcription factor, which yields MAKHILVIENESSFSRLIESELIQESYLVSVYQDGFSGLVNVRQIEPDALIISSSISDLTAIDICRRLRTTGNPIPILYIDKDTTPQKQAAVLEAGADAYVTTPISLDLVLAHIKVFLRRNNSEDASRILVFSDVTLSHYSRTVYRGGHELTLTAKEFDLLAYFLEHPKEALKKTQIIDAVWSYDCDLGHESNVLQFYICSLRKKMEDGQKERLIHTIRGFGYILKTAARGRSRNSLSLALA from the coding sequence ATGGCCAAACATATTCTTGTCATAGAAAATGAATCTAGCTTTTCTCGTTTAATTGAGTCCGAGCTAATCCAAGAGAGCTACCTCGTCAGTGTTTATCAAGATGGTTTTAGCGGCCTTGTCAACGTTCGCCAAATTGAGCCAGACGCGCTAATTATTAGCTCGTCTATTTCTGATTTAACAGCTATTGATATATGCAGAAGGCTAAGGACTACAGGCAATCCAATTCCCATTCTCTATATCGATAAGGACACTACTCCTCAAAAGCAAGCGGCTGTTCTAGAAGCAGGGGCTGATGCCTATGTCACTACACCCATAAGTCTAGATTTAGTTTTGGCTCACATTAAAGTTTTTTTAAGGAGAAACAATAGCGAAGATGCATCGAGAATACTTGTCTTCTCTGATGTGACACTCAGCCACTACAGCCGGACGGTATATCGAGGCGGTCATGAATTAACCCTGACAGCCAAGGAGTTCGATTTACTGGCTTACTTTCTTGAGCACCCTAAGGAAGCGCTTAAAAAAACACAGATCATTGATGCTGTTTGGAGCTACGACTGCGATCTTGGCCATGAGAGCAACGTGCTCCAGTTTTACATTTGCTCTCTGCGAAAAAAGATGGAAGACGGTCAAAAAGAACGGCTAATCCACACCATTCGAGGGTTTGGATACATTCTCAAGACTGCTGCTAGGGGGCGATCTAGAAATTCCCTCTCTCTAGCTTTGGCGTAG
- a CDS encoding TolC family protein, whose amino-acid sequence MVIALDVAPLTASRALAQSLPQPGEDTSRLDRLSPEPSPLFLPTQPEVVEITTTETLSIEEAFELALRNNEDLQIALLELERSQFALREARAELYPTVGLASTLQSNSEENDNQTTLRGDLEALYDLGLSGGRQARIQVAEEQIRVAELDINRRRAQLLLDTANDYYALQLTVEQIRISQAFLDEAERNLQDTILRERAGVGTQFDVLRAEVQVANARQDLTQVQSQRQIAQRQLSRRLNLPASVNVETLPVEIAGGWPLTLEESIVLAYQSRVELSQVLAQRTIAQRQRQIALAAVRPNLSLVANYGLQQALSGNSTALNDGFSVGARLQWQLFDGGAASASAAQQDKESEIAETQFSQTRNSIRLEVEDAYFNLTANQENITTATVAVQQAQEALRLANLRFNAGVGTQLDVLSAIGDLAEAEGNLANAIIDYNRSLAAIQRATEQPYLD is encoded by the coding sequence ATGGTGATTGCGTTGGATGTTGCTCCCCTGACTGCATCTAGAGCCCTTGCTCAATCTTTGCCTCAGCCAGGAGAAGATACCTCACGACTTGACCGTCTTTCCCCTGAGCCTAGTCCGCTATTTTTGCCAACTCAGCCAGAAGTTGTTGAAATTACTACGACAGAGACTCTCTCTATAGAAGAAGCTTTTGAGCTAGCATTGCGCAACAACGAAGATCTTCAGATTGCCTTACTAGAGCTAGAACGCAGTCAGTTTGCCCTTAGAGAAGCTAGAGCAGAACTGTATCCAACCGTTGGTTTAGCATCAACATTACAAAGTAATAGCGAAGAGAATGACAACCAAACGACTTTAAGAGGAGACCTTGAGGCCCTTTATGACTTGGGCTTGTCAGGGGGTAGACAAGCCAGAATACAAGTAGCCGAAGAGCAAATTCGGGTCGCTGAACTAGATATCAACCGGCGTAGGGCTCAACTGCTGCTCGATACCGCCAATGATTATTACGCCTTACAGCTGACCGTTGAGCAAATTCGGATTAGCCAGGCCTTTTTAGATGAAGCGGAGCGCAATCTACAGGACACAATTTTAAGAGAGCGTGCTGGCGTAGGCACTCAGTTTGACGTGCTACGGGCAGAAGTGCAGGTGGCCAATGCCCGCCAAGACTTGACGCAGGTTCAAAGCCAACGACAAATTGCGCAGAGACAACTATCACGCAGGCTAAATTTACCAGCTTCAGTAAATGTTGAGACGTTGCCTGTCGAAATTGCTGGAGGCTGGCCGCTGACCTTAGAGGAAAGTATTGTACTGGCCTATCAAAGTCGCGTTGAGCTATCGCAGGTTTTGGCCCAACGCACGATTGCCCAACGCCAGAGACAAATTGCCCTGGCAGCGGTAAGACCTAACCTTAGCTTAGTTGCCAACTACGGCCTTCAGCAGGCTTTGAGCGGCAATTCAACGGCACTGAATGATGGGTTCAGCGTGGGCGCTAGATTACAGTGGCAACTCTTTGATGGGGGTGCTGCTTCAGCATCGGCGGCTCAGCAAGATAAGGAGTCTGAAATTGCAGAAACTCAGTTCTCCCAAACTCGCAACAGTATTCGCTTGGAAGTTGAAGATGCTTATTTTAATTTAACGGCTAATCAAGAAAATATCACTACGGCTACTGTAGCGGTACAGCAAGCGCAGGAGGCACTTCGATTGGCCAACTTGCGGTTTAATGCAGGTGTAGGCACTCAACTAGACGTATTAAGTGCCATTGGGGATTTAGCTGAAGCAGAAGGCAATTTAGCAAACGCCATCATAGACTACAATCGGTCGTTGGCTGCAATACAAAGAGCAACTGAACAACCTTATTTAGACTAG
- a CDS encoding efflux RND transporter periplasmic adaptor subunit produces MTAIFDRFCIAARGRSLPVAVLLMLLLAPAGEVLAHAGHGDEFQGSGAGASPTGIEVDSEIADRIGLTVEPVKRQVLAFGVKATGQIEASPGRQVSVTNPVGGTVTKLLVEPGQRVEAGQALAVITSGELAELRVTALENSAERQGDVQQAEANLQLAQQTYAQQQQIALGAIAEAQTDLRVAQEQYDRDSELAAQGAIARRELLASEAGLADAKRALTEAESRLEVLNARTEVARSQTALNVAQSRAQLSTETYQTRLQQLGATANPDGTITIKAPIAGTIADRDVTLGQSAQDAGAVLMTIVDNRTVLATANIFEKDLPQVSPGQRVRITVASLPDQIFEGQITTVGSVVDGETRVVPVQAELDNADGTLKPGMFASLEVLTESTSEAVMAIPQSAVVEANGQPLVFVRNGNAFEPVDVTLGRTAGDQVEVLSGLFEGDEIVTQRANQLYAQSLRGGSAEAEEEPAAPVEAAATAGIPWWAMGLGSGAIAMTTFAAGIWWARRQRPTYALAIGDEAVSPSAQGHPRYGTGPTLAAPLVEEGEPSRK; encoded by the coding sequence ATGACAGCTATCTTTGATCGCTTTTGTATCGCGGCTAGAGGGCGATCGCTCCCTGTAGCCGTCTTGCTGATGCTCTTGCTGGCCCCGGCCGGCGAGGTCTTGGCCCATGCTGGCCATGGAGATGAGTTTCAGGGGAGTGGAGCTGGAGCATCTCCAACCGGCATTGAGGTTGATTCTGAGATTGCTGACCGTATTGGTCTGACTGTAGAGCCCGTAAAGCGCCAGGTTTTAGCTTTTGGCGTAAAGGCAACGGGGCAAATTGAAGCCTCGCCGGGGCGACAGGTATCGGTGACGAACCCCGTCGGCGGTACGGTGACTAAGCTGCTGGTGGAGCCAGGGCAGCGCGTGGAAGCGGGCCAGGCATTAGCCGTCATCACTAGTGGAGAGCTGGCTGAATTGCGAGTGACCGCCCTGGAAAACTCTGCTGAGCGACAGGGAGACGTGCAGCAGGCCGAGGCCAATTTGCAGCTAGCTCAGCAGACCTATGCCCAACAGCAGCAGATTGCCCTAGGGGCCATTGCAGAAGCCCAAACCGATCTGCGGGTGGCCCAAGAGCAATACGATCGCGACTCGGAACTAGCCGCGCAAGGGGCGATTGCCCGCCGGGAGCTGCTGGCCTCAGAGGCGGGGCTGGCCGACGCCAAGCGGGCCTTAACCGAGGCAGAGAGTCGGTTAGAGGTGTTGAATGCCCGTACCGAGGTGGCGCGATCGCAGACTGCTTTGAATGTGGCGCAATCTCGCGCTCAGTTGAGTACAGAGACCTACCAAACCCGATTGCAGCAGCTGGGGGCCACGGCTAACCCAGACGGCACCATCACCATCAAAGCGCCGATCGCAGGCACCATTGCCGATCGCGACGTCACCCTGGGGCAATCCGCCCAGGACGCAGGCGCGGTGCTGATGACTATCGTGGACAATCGCACGGTATTGGCCACCGCCAATATTTTTGAAAAAGATCTGCCTCAGGTATCCCCTGGGCAACGGGTGCGAATCACCGTAGCCAGCCTGCCCGATCAAATTTTTGAAGGACAAATTACCACGGTTGGTTCGGTAGTTGATGGCGAAACTCGGGTCGTACCTGTGCAGGCCGAGCTAGACAATGCCGATGGTACGCTCAAACCCGGTATGTTTGCGTCCCTGGAAGTGCTCACCGAGAGCACTTCTGAGGCCGTGATGGCCATTCCCCAGTCAGCGGTGGTAGAAGCCAACGGCCAACCCCTAGTGTTTGTGCGCAATGGCAATGCCTTTGAACCCGTTGACGTCACCCTGGGAAGAACGGCGGGCGATCAAGTCGAAGTGCTCAGTGGCCTGTTTGAGGGCGATGAAATCGTTACCCAGCGGGCTAACCAGCTCTATGCCCAGTCGTTGCGGGGCGGGAGTGCTGAAGCAGAAGAGGAACCCGCCGCCCCCGTCGAGGCGGCTGCAACTGCGGGCATCCCCTGGTGGGCGATGGGGCTGGGCAGTGGTGCGATCGCCATGACCACCTTTGCTGCCGGAATCTGGTGGGCCAGGCGACAGCGTCCGACCTATGCCCTAGCGATCGGTGACGAGGCGGTTTCGCCTTCAGCACAAGGGCATCCTCGCTACGGCACTGGGCCAACCCTTGCTGCTCCCCTGGTCGAAGAGGGAGAGCCTTCGCGTAAGTAG
- a CDS encoding efflux RND transporter permease subunit, whose amino-acid sequence MLDNILKWSIAQRWLVVIGAIVVTFLGIYNLTQMPLDVFPDFAPPQVEIQTEAPGLAPEEVEALITLPIESAVNGTPGVETVRSSSAVSISVVKVIFRWGTDVYQARQLVTERLQQVQEKLPAGVGIPQISPISSPIGTILMYAFTAETTPLMEVRRLVDRDVTNRLLAVPGISQVIAYGGDVRQYQVLVDPDKLVAFNVSLQEVAEATEAANVNAAGGFLNTPDQELIIRGVGRLDSIEQLQESVVAARDGRPVKLQDVADVRIGAALQRGDGSVGGQRAVVMVVNKQPLNDTPTVTRAVEAAMEELKAALPEDVVVTETFRQENFIEASVENVLGSLRDGIIIVSVILLLFLMNWRTAVITLSAIPLSILVGMIILNAFGQGINTMTLGGLAVAIGSVVDDSIVDMENAYRGLRKNQLAGTPEHPFKVVYDTSVEVRVSVIFSTVIIAVVFAPIFSLTGVEGRIFAPMGVAYLVSIVASTLVAMTLSPALCAILLAHCPLPSDETWVTRSSQRLYQPALRFVMARAKLVLAIATAALVASLVMFSSLGRVFLPEFQEPSLVNAMLLYPGMSLQATNQAGIAMQEALKDDPRFATVQLRAGRAPGDADAGGVNLGHLDIELSQAGLRDREASIETIREEFARIPGIAPSVGGFITHRMDEVLSGVRSAIAIKIFGPDLDQLRTIGSDVETAIRDIDGLVDLQLEPQVPIRQVQIQFDRPAAARYGLTVGQIASVVETALNGRVVSQVLEQQQLFDLLVWLQDDARNNLEAIGNLLIDTPVGQKIPLAQVARIDYGTGPNTINRENVSRLIVVSANVAGRDLGSVVDAIQDRVSASVALPSGYYIQYGGQFESEQRASRNLLVFGGLAIVVISVLMYFAVKSVLGVIMIMANLPLALVGGIASIALGGGVVSVASLVGFITLFGVATRNGLLLVDNYNTKLAQGMPLRQVIVEGSSERLVAILMTALTSALGMVPLVLGSGAGKEILQPLAVVVLGGLFTSTALTLLVLPSLYAQFGRHLVPKATDLQSPAELEPEPRDPALVQ is encoded by the coding sequence ATGCTAGATAACATTTTGAAATGGTCGATCGCCCAGCGGTGGCTCGTGGTCATCGGGGCGATCGTGGTGACGTTTTTAGGCATTTACAACCTCACCCAAATGCCTCTGGACGTGTTTCCAGACTTTGCGCCTCCCCAGGTGGAAATTCAAACCGAAGCGCCGGGGTTGGCCCCCGAAGAGGTGGAGGCGCTGATTACCCTGCCCATTGAGAGTGCCGTCAATGGCACCCCAGGGGTCGAAACCGTGCGCTCATCCTCGGCGGTCAGTATTTCGGTCGTCAAGGTCATTTTTCGGTGGGGTACCGATGTCTACCAGGCTCGACAGCTGGTGACCGAGCGGCTCCAGCAGGTGCAGGAAAAGCTGCCAGCGGGGGTCGGCATTCCCCAAATTTCGCCGATTTCGTCGCCTATCGGCACAATTTTGATGTACGCCTTTACGGCGGAAACCACGCCGCTGATGGAGGTGAGGCGGCTGGTGGATCGCGATGTCACCAACCGGCTGTTGGCGGTACCAGGGATTTCTCAGGTGATTGCCTACGGCGGTGACGTGCGGCAGTACCAGGTGCTGGTGGATCCAGACAAGCTGGTGGCGTTTAATGTGTCGCTGCAAGAGGTAGCCGAGGCGACCGAGGCGGCCAACGTCAATGCCGCAGGCGGGTTTCTCAACACCCCCGATCAGGAGCTGATCATTCGGGGGGTAGGGCGGCTAGACTCGATTGAGCAACTGCAAGAGTCGGTGGTCGCCGCCCGAGATGGCCGCCCCGTAAAGCTGCAAGATGTCGCTGATGTGCGCATTGGAGCCGCCCTCCAGCGGGGCGACGGCAGCGTGGGGGGCCAGCGAGCAGTGGTGATGGTGGTCAACAAGCAGCCCCTCAACGACACGCCCACCGTCACACGGGCGGTGGAAGCCGCGATGGAGGAGCTAAAAGCGGCTCTGCCCGAGGATGTCGTCGTCACCGAAACCTTTCGCCAAGAAAACTTTATTGAGGCGTCGGTTGAAAACGTGCTGGGTTCTCTGCGAGACGGCATCATCATCGTCTCGGTTATTCTGCTGCTGTTTTTGATGAACTGGCGCACGGCGGTAATTACGCTGAGCGCCATTCCGCTGTCGATTTTGGTGGGCATGATCATTCTCAATGCCTTTGGTCAGGGCATTAACACCATGACCCTGGGCGGGTTGGCGGTCGCCATTGGCTCCGTGGTCGATGATTCGATTGTGGATATGGAGAACGCCTATCGCGGGCTGCGCAAAAACCAGCTGGCGGGCACTCCGGAACATCCCTTTAAGGTGGTCTATGACACCTCTGTTGAGGTGCGGGTGAGCGTTATTTTTTCCACCGTCATTATTGCGGTGGTGTTTGCCCCCATCTTTAGTTTGACCGGGGTGGAGGGCCGGATTTTTGCCCCCATGGGGGTGGCCTACCTGGTGTCGATTGTGGCCTCTACGCTGGTGGCGATGACGCTCTCCCCCGCACTCTGCGCCATTCTGCTGGCCCACTGCCCGCTGCCCAGCGATGAAACCTGGGTGACGCGATCGTCGCAACGGCTGTATCAACCGGCGTTGCGGTTTGTGATGGCCCGTGCCAAGTTGGTGCTGGCCATTGCCACTGCGGCGTTGGTAGCGTCGCTGGTGATGTTTTCGAGTCTGGGGCGGGTGTTTTTGCCAGAATTTCAAGAGCCCTCGTTGGTGAACGCCATGCTCCTGTACCCCGGCATGTCTTTGCAGGCCACTAACCAGGCCGGGATTGCCATGCAGGAGGCGCTCAAGGATGACCCCCGCTTTGCGACGGTGCAGCTGCGGGCGGGGCGAGCACCGGGAGATGCCGATGCCGGTGGGGTCAATTTGGGCCACCTCGATATCGAGCTGAGCCAAGCAGGATTGCGCGATCGCGAAGCCTCCATCGAAACCATTCGAGAAGAGTTTGCCCGCATTCCCGGCATTGCCCCCAGCGTGGGCGGGTTTATCACCCACCGCATGGATGAGGTGCTCTCGGGGGTGAGAAGCGCGATCGCCATCAAAATCTTTGGCCCCGACCTCGACCAGTTGCGCACCATCGGCAGCGATGTTGAAACCGCGATTCGCGATATCGATGGCCTGGTGGATCTGCAACTGGAGCCCCAGGTGCCCATTCGCCAGGTGCAGATTCAGTTTGATCGGCCCGCTGCAGCCCGCTACGGCCTCACCGTAGGGCAAATTGCCAGCGTGGTTGAAACGGCGCTCAACGGGCGCGTGGTGTCTCAGGTGCTAGAGCAGCAGCAGCTCTTTGATCTGCTGGTCTGGCTCCAAGATGACGCCCGCAACAACCTGGAGGCGATCGGCAATCTACTGATCGATACCCCAGTGGGCCAAAAAATTCCGCTAGCTCAGGTCGCTCGTATTGACTATGGCACTGGGCCAAACACCATCAATCGCGAAAATGTCTCGCGCCTGATTGTGGTGTCGGCTAACGTTGCCGGGCGCGATTTGGGCTCGGTGGTCGATGCCATTCAAGATCGCGTCAGCGCCTCTGTAGCGCTGCCGTCGGGCTACTACATTCAGTACGGCGGGCAGTTTGAGTCGGAGCAGCGGGCTAGCCGCAACCTGTTGGTGTTTGGGGGGCTGGCGATCGTCGTCATCTCTGTGCTGATGTATTTCGCCGTTAAGTCGGTGTTAGGGGTGATCATGATCATGGCCAACCTACCCCTGGCCCTGGTGGGGGGCATTGCCTCCATTGCGCTAGGTGGCGGGGTGGTGTCGGTGGCGTCGCTGGTTGGGTTTATCACCCTGTTTGGGGTGGCCACCCGCAACGGTCTGCTGCTAGTCGATAACTACAACACCAAACTGGCCCAGGGAATGCCGCTGCGCCAGGTGATTGTCGAAGGCTCCTCAGAGCGCTTGGTGGCCATTTTAATGACGGCCCTCACCTCGGCCCTGGGCATGGTGCCCCTGGTACTGGGCAGTGGGGCGGGCAAAGAAATTTTGCAGCCCCTGGCCGTGGTCGTTTTGGGCGGGCTATTTACCTCGACGGCGCTGACGCTGCTGGTGCTGCCATCCCTGTACGCCCAGTTTGGGCGACATCTGGTTCCCAAGGCGACGGATCTGCAATCGCCCGCAGAGCTTGAACCTGAGCCCCGCGATCCTGCTCTGGTGCAGTAG